From a region of the Brevibacterium siliguriense genome:
- a CDS encoding NAD(P)-dependent malic enzyme yields the protein MTTTAENSTASSQNAPTPITDEEIFAAHEGGKLSAELTSPLQTQRDLSIAYTPGVAKVCTAIKGEPQLARTHTWTGRLVAVISDGSAVLGLGDIGPAASLPVMEGKCALFKSFSGLNAIPIVLDTNDTDEIVETIVRLAPTFGAINLEDISAPRCFEIEDRVKEALDIPVMHDDQHGTAVVVLAALTNALRVVKKSFESVRVVVSGAGAAGVAVVKILADAGVNDIVVLDSKGIVESGRSDLTETKQFLAESTNPRGISGGIGEALDGADAFIGVSGGTIDEAHLANMADDAIIFALSNPNPEVAPDVASKYATVVAAGRSDFPNQINNVLAFPGIFRGALDADAAEITDDMKLVAARAIADLVGDDLEPGYIVPGALDSRVAPAVAEAVEKSALEAMAKR from the coding sequence ATGACGACCACCGCTGAAAACTCGACCGCTTCGAGCCAGAACGCGCCGACTCCCATCACCGATGAGGAGATCTTCGCCGCCCACGAAGGAGGCAAGCTCTCGGCAGAGCTCACCTCACCGCTCCAGACCCAACGCGACCTCTCGATCGCGTATACCCCGGGCGTGGCCAAGGTGTGCACCGCGATCAAGGGGGAGCCGCAGCTGGCGCGCACGCACACGTGGACCGGTCGACTCGTCGCGGTCATCTCCGACGGATCGGCCGTGCTCGGCCTCGGTGACATCGGTCCGGCCGCCTCGTTGCCGGTGATGGAAGGCAAGTGCGCCCTGTTCAAGTCGTTCTCGGGACTCAACGCGATCCCGATCGTGCTTGACACCAATGACACCGACGAGATCGTCGAAACCATTGTCCGCTTGGCCCCGACCTTCGGCGCGATCAACCTCGAGGACATCTCCGCTCCGCGCTGCTTCGAGATCGAGGACCGGGTGAAGGAAGCCCTCGACATTCCCGTCATGCACGATGATCAACACGGAACGGCCGTCGTCGTACTCGCCGCGCTGACGAACGCTCTGCGCGTGGTGAAGAAGTCCTTCGAGTCCGTCCGTGTCGTCGTCTCCGGCGCGGGTGCCGCCGGTGTGGCCGTGGTGAAGATCCTCGCCGACGCCGGTGTCAACGACATCGTCGTCCTCGATTCCAAGGGAATCGTCGAGTCCGGCCGCTCCGACCTGACCGAGACCAAGCAGTTCCTCGCCGAGTCGACGAACCCGCGCGGAATCTCCGGTGGGATCGGCGAAGCCCTCGACGGCGCGGATGCCTTCATCGGCGTCTCCGGCGGCACCATCGACGAGGCGCACCTGGCCAACATGGCCGACGATGCGATCATCTTCGCCCTGTCGAACCCCAACCCCGAGGTGGCCCCCGATGTCGCTTCCAAGTACGCCACCGTGGTGGCCGCCGGGCGCAGCGACTTCCCGAACCAGATCAACAACGTCCTCGCATTCCCCGGAATCTTCCGTGGCGCGCTCGACGCCGATGCCGCCGAGATCACCGACGATATGAAGCTCGTCGCGGCTCGTGCGATCGCAGATCTCGTCGGCGATGACCTCGAGCCCGGCTATATCGTGCCCGGTGCGCTCGATTCTCGTGTGGCGCCGGCCGTCGCCGAGGCGGTCGAGAAGTCCGCGCTCGAGGCCATGGCCAAGCGCTGA